The Lewinella sp. 4G2 nucleotide sequence GGACCGCAATACGATCACCCAGATCAGTTACGGGGGCAGCCTGCAGTACCGCCCCAGCCAGCGTCTGTACGTCGGCCTGAACTTCCTCAGCGAGAATTTGAGCCGGCCGCTAGAACTACGCGACCAGCTCTACAACCGTTTCTTCTTCCGGGGCACGCAGCTAAAAAACGCCAGCCTCGACTACCGTTACCGCCTCCGAAATTTTACCTTCTTCGGCGAGGTGGCTGGTTCTGACAATGGCGCTACCGCTATGCTCCACGGCGTAATGGTTGGCCTAAATCGCTACGCCGACTTCAGCGCCGTTTACCGCAACTACGCCCATGATTACCAGGCCCTTAACGCCCGACCCTTCGGCGAAACGAGCAGTGGGCGCGACGAAGAAGGACTCTATTTTGGCGTGGCCATCCGCCCGGGGAAGAACTTCCGCGTGAACGCCTACTACGATGTATTCCGCTTCCCTTTCGCCCGCTTCCAGGTTAACGGCCCGGACGCCGGACACGAGTACCGCTTGCGCCTGACCTACTGGCAGAAGCGAAAACTGGATAGCTACATCGAGGTACGTTCCGAAACCAAGGGGCAGACCGGGAACGGGATCACCTTCTCCAACCTCGATGCCGTCGTGCCCGAAACCCGTTTTCAGGCCCGGCTTCACTTCGGCTACATCATCAATAAGCAGTTGACCTGGCGAAGCCGCTTCGATTACGGTTTTACGGACCGCCCCGATGAAGACCGACAGAACGGTTTCTCCATCTACCAGGACTTGATCTACAAACCCGTGGGCCCGTGGAGTTTTACCGGTCGTTTCGCGGTGTTCGATACCGATAGCTACGACGTGCGCTTTTACCAGTACGAAAATGGCTTACTCTACAACGCGCGCATTCTCCCGTACTACAGCCGTGGCACCCGCTCTTTTCTGCTCGTCCGGTACAAAGGCATCCGCCGTCTCACGCTGGAAGGTCGCATCGCCCAAACCTTCTTTACCGATGGACGCGCGGCGGGGACGGGCCTAGAGGATAACGGGGGGAGCTCGCGCACCGATGCCGGGCTGCAGGCGATCTGGCGTTTTTAATTTAGCTTAAGGTACTTGATGATGGATCGCGTCACCATCCGCTCGTCCGGCATGATGTCTGATTCCACGTACTGTAGAAAGTAGTCCCGTTGCGCCGCGTGAATGGCGGGTCGCTGTCCGAGTGTCCGCAGCAGTTTCAATTTAGCTACCCGCAGGCCGGGCGCCGTGCTGATGGGCATTAGGTTAGCGTTAAGCGCTTCCCAATCCGGCATGCTTTCTACCAATTTGCGTACGGCCGCGATGGCTTGCGCCGCTACTTTATCGAAACGGTGTGCGACCAAGTTGGAGAGCTCGTTCAGTATGTCGGGTTTTGGCGCTGTCGCGGGTGCCTGGCGAAGGATATAGTTCAACTGAAGCAGGGCATTATACTTCAACCGTGCCTCCGGCCGGAAAAGGTACTCCTCAATGATTTGGAGGCGAATGGCGGGGTCCGTATCCATCAAAAGCGACTTCCACGCTTCCGACAGTTGCTGTTGCCAAATCACCGGGGCTGTATCCAGGAAAATGGGCTGAGCTAATTTCTCGTTGACATCCCGTAACGTGAGCTGTTGCTCCGGCAAAACCAACTCTCTCAATAGGGCAACGTAGCGAAAAGCAACCCAAAATTTCTCCGTATCCCAGAAAGCCTGCCGGGCAATGCCTACTGGATCCTCTACATTATTATCCACGAAGATCGCCAGCGCTTCCGGGAGCGCGTTCACTTGCTGGTGAAGAACGGCCTTTGCCACCGCAACCGCCGCGGCGCTGTTTATGCGGCGGACAACCCGCAAGTATGGCCGGGCCAGGTCCTCTCCGTATTCCAGTCGATCGTGTAGGGCCAGCAAGCGATCGCCGTCCCGCTCAGGATTAAAATTGCCCAGTAAACCTTTCAGGATGGACCGGCTATAAGGGTGGAACCCTTCACTTTCCAGCGCCGATAGCATGATCTCCGCTCCGGAAGCCGTTCCCAGGTGACCGAGGGTCTCCCAAACGAGGTGAACTGCGCCCGTTGCGGCCAAATCAAACAGCGTAAGCACCCACGGCTCGAGGGCTGCGAGGGTAGGGGAGTTCGCACTCTTCTTCCGGGAAAGGTTGGCGGCGAACTTCTGCAGCGCCGCGTCCTGATTGCCATTTTGCAGGTAGAGTACGGGTAGATACTTAGGAAACCGTTTCCAGTAGTTTAGCCGGACAAGTTGAGCTTCGCTCCAGTCTGCGGGATGGTGAGCATCCCCCGTCCTTATTGCGGCAAAGGCGGAGTGGATTTCTCTGAGGTAAGGTGGCGCGCTGTCCAGAAAAGGGACTACCTCCAATTGAAAGCCTAGATTGGACTTGAGGGCCCTAAAGTAATTTCCGGCTGCCTCCGCCCGCTCACCGTAAGTCAGTTTCAGCATGGTGGGGGACAGGTTCACCGCCGAAGAATCTATTTGCTGGAGGTTACCGTCATCAGCAAAGGTCACCGTAAAGTGAGCCGGCCCGAAGGGAGTGCTAAGTTTGAAGTCGAAGAGGAGCATACGTTGAAGGGCAATGCCGTAGCGGAATAAGCTATCTTATTTAACCAGTCCTTGGGCAAAAGGGACGAATTGACAACTGCCAAGGTCTTCCTCAGTCCAGTTGTCCTTGCTCGTGCGGACGATCTTGAGCAATCGTTGTTCCTTACCTTCCGGGCCGACGGGAATGATCATTATGCCACCAACCTTCAGTTGTTCCTTTAACTTTTCGGGGACGGATTCCGCTCCGGCAGTGGCCATGATGCGGTCGAACGGAGCGAATTCGGGTAGTCCCTTGTTACCATCGCGTAAGAAGCAGCGGATGTGATCCAACCGCAATTTCTTGAGCGTCAGTTTAGCTTTCTTGTAGAGTGGTGCGTGGCGTTCGACGGTAAAGACACGTCCACCTAAAACGGACAGCACGGCCGCCTGATAACCGGAACCCGTACCAATTTCCAGGACGTGTTGCCGGGGCAGCACCTGCAACTCCGTACTCTGCCACGCCACGGTGGAAGGTTGGGAAATGGTCTGGTCGCAATCAATCGGAAAGGCCTCGTCGCGGTAGGCCCAGCCGTGGAATCCACTTTCGAGGAAAGCGTGGCGGGGAATAATTCCCATCACTTTAAGCACCTTCTCACTGAAGCGACCCGTAGCCCGTAGCTCATCGATAAGTTGGCGCCGCTGTCCTCGGTGTCGGTAAGTATCCAAAGTTGGTAGGGTATTGACGGATCGGGTTATTAGGAGAGTGCGATAGTAACTTGCGGGAGGCTGGTCCAGCTAGAGAACCAATAATTACCTGCCTTTGG carries:
- a CDS encoding helix-hairpin-helix domain-containing protein, which produces MRQLLRPLYVFLLVLTANVVALGQTNPPDVTDPTDLQEQLIEDVATNGGEETDEFEFNAAFDVLEAYAKRPLNLNKATYDELLETLLFSPIQATQLLDYRERLNGFVSQYELQAIPSFDLETIRRILPYVKVGNEELDDAKTPLSRMLKEGDRELYVRWQRRLERARGYELGPEDGRSFYLGSPDRLYTRFRQKYSNKLSFGFTAEKDPGEAFFRENNAKRGFDFYSAHFYLRGINKTVKAVAIGDYNISFGQGLVLFNGFGFGKSVQSTNTARGGQTLRPYTSVSEFNFFRGAATTLALGKKVELTVFGSRRGRNANLVSPIDTLDVNEELLGVTSLNISGLNRTPGEVEDRNTITQISYGGSLQYRPSQRLYVGLNFLSENLSRPLELRDQLYNRFFFRGTQLKNASLDYRYRLRNFTFFGEVAGSDNGATAMLHGVMVGLNRYADFSAVYRNYAHDYQALNARPFGETSSGRDEEGLYFGVAIRPGKNFRVNAYYDVFRFPFARFQVNGPDAGHEYRLRLTYWQKRKLDSYIEVRSETKGQTGNGITFSNLDAVVPETRFQARLHFGYIINKQLTWRSRFDYGFTDRPDEDRQNGFSIYQDLIYKPVGPWSFTGRFAVFDTDSYDVRFYQYENGLLYNARILPYYSRGTRSFLLVRYKGIRRLTLEGRIAQTFFTDGRAAGTGLEDNGGSSRTDAGLQAIWRF
- a CDS encoding protein-L-isoaspartate(D-aspartate) O-methyltransferase codes for the protein MDTYRHRGQRRQLIDELRATGRFSEKVLKVMGIIPRHAFLESGFHGWAYRDEAFPIDCDQTISQPSTVAWQSTELQVLPRQHVLEIGTGSGYQAAVLSVLGGRVFTVERHAPLYKKAKLTLKKLRLDHIRCFLRDGNKGLPEFAPFDRIMATAGAESVPEKLKEQLKVGGIMIIPVGPEGKEQRLLKIVRTSKDNWTEEDLGSCQFVPFAQGLVK